The DNA region ATAATTGAAAAAAGTAAAATGAACAAAAAGCATTTTCATTTTGATCATCACACCATCTTAATAAATCTCATGATATTTTTTTAGCATTTTGGGACTTGCACGGACAGCACCTTTAATTTGTTTATCTCTCCTCCTCAAGTCATCTGCTTACCATTGGTGGCAGCATTGCCTCTTCATCTATTCGAAAAACATTTTTTTTACATTTAGGAGAAAGAACAGAGAAAATAAAAGCTTGGGCATACTTTAAGGAATAGCTCCCGATCATAGAAACTTCATTATAAACCTGATTAAGAACTTTACCTTCTTATTATATGGAGGATAAATCAACTTTGCTGCAGTAAATCCTACTCTCTGTTTCAACATAGATCGTTCGTTAGAGAAAGCCTTAAAGCCGCTATATCCGTGAGCTTTTCCTATACCACTATAATTTACTCCTCCGAAAGGAAGATATGGATGTATAAAATGTAATGTTGTATCATTAACACAAACAGTGCCTGAAGACAGGCTTTGTGTTATATAATCTACTGAATCCTGCTCTTTTGAAAAAATATAAAGTGCCAATGGTTTGTGGTTAGCCCTGATAAAATTTATTACTTCAGAAACTCTTCTATACTCTACTATTGGAAGAACCGGGCCGAATATTTCAGTTTTAAGAATCGTAGCATTCAATGACACATTCGTAAGGATTGCCGGAGGTACAAAATTTTCATTTGGGGCAATCTTATCAAGAAGATTTAATGCTCCTGAGGCTATTGCGGTATCTATAATCTTGCATACTCTCTCAACATGCTTTTGATTGATGATAGAGGCCAGATCTTTCATTTTTCCGCTTTTAAAATCGGGATAATACTTGTAAAAATGTTCTAATAGTATTTTCTCAAACCTTTCTTTAACTTTATGATCTATAAAAACTGTATTTACTGAAAGACATGATTGTCCTGCATTCACAAACTTCCCGAATAAAATCTTCTTCGCAGCATCTTTAAGATCAGCGCTTTCATCGATTATAACAGGATTGCATCCACCCAGTTCCAAGGTTACAGAGCTCAGATTTTCTGCTGCTGCCTTCATTACCTTTTTTCCTACATCTGTACTTCCAGTAAAAAAGATATGGTTGAAAGGTAGCTTTAGTAATGCTTCCGCTACATCCGCTTCACCCGAAACTACTTTTATTTCTTTTTCAGAAAATAAACTTTCGATCATTTTTATAATGATCTTTGTGGTTGCCTCTGAATACTCTGAAGGTTTAATAACCGCACAATTTCCTGCAGCTATAGCAGAAACTAACGGTCCTATTGATAAGTTAAATGGAAAATTCCAGGGGGATATAATAAGCACAACACCCAGAGGCTCGAAGATCACTGAAGGTTTTACTCCATACATGGCAGCAATGTTTTCAACCCTTCTTTCTTTTCCCCACTCATCAATCTTTTCCAATGTGTGATCTATTTCCCAAAGCACTGGTTTAATATCTCCAAAATCAGCCTCAGGTTCAGGCTTTCGCAGGTCTGCATATAAGGCTTTCCTGATCTCCTTTTGATTATTTAAAATCCACTTTCGAATGCTTTTTAATTTTTGCTTTCTAAATCTGATTTCCTGATATCTAAGATGTTCATTAAAAAAAATTTGTTGCTGATCAAAAATATGCTTTATTGAAGAATCCATATAAACTCTGTTTTATTAATCTACCCGCCATTTAAAAATAAAAAAAGGAACTTAATGTTTGTTCCTTTTTCAAAAATCATTTTTACAAAATTCTTCAATCTTTTCAGCACAGTTAATATACCAATACTTTGAGCAAGATCAAGTCCTTCAGTGATATTGTTGTTTTTATTTGTTGTTGTTGTTGGTGGTGGTATTGTTGGTGTTGCTCTTGCTCCATTACTCACCCTCCCCTTGCTTCATTTTGGCATAAAGGTAATAAGCTCCTTTTTTTACAATCAATTTATTATCTAATGATTGAACAGGAACCACTTCTGTATATCCCAATTCACTTATACCCGTTTTAACTTCTTCCATATCAAAAATATAGACCTTACCTTTTTCATTCCTCTTCTCTTCAACCAATATAAAGATATAGTCACTATCCCCCAATTTTAGAATAGCATCATCGGGCAATGCATTCACCTGACTTTCGCCAACATCAATAAGACCATGAACATAAATTCCTGGAACCAAATCGGTGTTACCAACTATTTCAGCATGCACAGGCAGTGCTCTGGATTGTGGATTAATCGTCTTGCCTACTGAAAACACATGTCCCTCAATTTTCCTTTCACTACCTGAAGGAAGAGTGAATAATACTTTTTGTTCAGGTCTTACTTTATACCAGTCCTTTTCAAAAACATTTAGTTGAACATGAAGATGACTATTGTCTACAATTTCAAAGAGTTGAAAAGCAGGTTGAGCAAAACTTCCTATGTTGACATTAATCTCCGTGATAAATCCATCAATGGGAGATTTTACAGAAACGGATGAAGCTATAATTCCATTATTTAAATTTGTAATGGATATATTTAATTTATTTAACTGATCTTTTAAAGAAGCTAGTCTGCTTTTCTCTGCCTTATAGTTTGCTTCCGCCTGCTGAAACACCTTTCCTGCCGAAACATTTTCTTTATAGAGCTCTTTCTGTCGTTCATATTCATTTTCAAGAAAAGCCATATTATCTTTAGTTTTTAGAAACTCCTCCTGTATTCTTGTAAAATCAGGGTGTTCAAGTTCCGCAAGTGTTTGTCCTTTTTTTACAAACTTACCTTGGATAACATTTAAAGACTTCACCACACCTCCAATAAAAGTAGAAACAAATGCCCTTTTTTGAGGCGGTACCTCCAGATATCCATTGGATTTTATTACACTTTTGAGTTTTTTTCTTTCAAAGCTTCCAAGTTCAATACCAGCTGTAATAAATTGATCTTCGGACAACTCTATCCTTTTCAATTCTTCACCGTTCTTTATTGTATCAGTAACAGTTGTCTCTTTAGAATACTCTGCTAAGACTTCTTTCTTTTTGGAATTACATAGTGTAAAAAGAAAAAGAGAAGCTAATAGCACTATTATATTATAAACTTTCATAATTAATTTCCTCCTGCGATATAGTCTATGGCAATGACAGTTTGATTGTAATTATTGATTGTGTCCAGATAACCGGATTTTATGGATAAAGCTCGGTTTAATCCCTGGAGATATTCTACATATCCAATCTGACCAGCTTTGAAAGCCTTTTGTGAATTAATAATAATAAGATCGGACTGTTTAAGACCAATTGATTCGTAATAGGCAAGACTGTTAAGATTCTTCTTATACTGTTGCATCAGCATAGAATATTCTCCCTCAAGGTTTTTAGAATTATACTCTAGTAAACTTTCTGTTATTTTCTGATTCAACTTTGCATTCAAGATTCTAGCTTGATAAGGTCTAAAAATAATTGGAACGGAAACTCCGGCAGTTACCCCCTTAAACCTGTGTCCAGCTCCAAAATACCGATCTGTTCCATTTATATTTTGCGTTCCCTGCAAAGTCTGATTAAAATATCCAAAATTGAAATCAGGCAGAAACTTTGCCCTTTCAACTCCTAAAATAGCTTTACTCACCTTTAATTGCTGGCGCATATAACGGAGCAATGGGTTGGTATAAACAGAGACTAAATCTGCAGAAACAGAAAGCTGTAGCTTTTCAAATTTTTCAGCTATTATGATACTATCCGAAACATTCAAATAAACCTTCAACTGCTTTTGATAAATCTGCATATCAGCATGATTCTTTAAAATAAGATTCCTGAAATCTGCCAGTTGCGCCTCTGCTGTAATCTTTTCCAGATAAGTAGACTCACCGGTTTTAAATCGAAGATCTGCAGCTTTCATAAAATCATTATAGATACTATCTTCATAATTCAGAAGCTTATGCCTTGATTCAAAATATAGCAGGTTATAATAAGCGCTTCTGACATTTTTCCTCAATTCATTACCTGTGATATCAGCCTTAGCTTCTGAAGCCTTTATCTGCTCTCTGTAATAATGATTCTGACTTGTATAAAATGTAGGGAAAGCTATAGATTGACTAATGGTAATGTTATTGTCATTATTAAGACTGTTAAACTGACCATACATAAGACTGACATTGGTCTTAGGAATATCCAGGTAAGTTTTTCTCAAGGCTTCCTGAGCCTGAATTT from Sporocytophaga myxococcoides includes:
- a CDS encoding efflux RND transporter periplasmic adaptor subunit; amino-acid sequence: MKVYNIIVLLASLFLFTLCNSKKKEVLAEYSKETTVTDTIKNGEELKRIELSEDQFITAGIELGSFERKKLKSVIKSNGYLEVPPQKRAFVSTFIGGVVKSLNVIQGKFVKKGQTLAELEHPDFTRIQEEFLKTKDNMAFLENEYERQKELYKENVSAGKVFQQAEANYKAEKSRLASLKDQLNKLNISITNLNNGIIASSVSVKSPIDGFITEINVNIGSFAQPAFQLFEIVDNSHLHVQLNVFEKDWYKVRPEQKVLFTLPSGSERKIEGHVFSVGKTINPQSRALPVHAEIVGNTDLVPGIYVHGLIDVGESQVNALPDDAILKLGDSDYIFILVEEKRNEKGKVYIFDMEEVKTGISELGYTEVVPVQSLDNKLIVKKGAYYLYAKMKQGEGE
- a CDS encoding aldehyde dehydrogenase family protein, translating into MDSSIKHIFDQQQIFFNEHLRYQEIRFRKQKLKSIRKWILNNQKEIRKALYADLRKPEPEADFGDIKPVLWEIDHTLEKIDEWGKERRVENIAAMYGVKPSVIFEPLGVVLIISPWNFPFNLSIGPLVSAIAAGNCAVIKPSEYSEATTKIIIKMIESLFSEKEIKVVSGEADVAEALLKLPFNHIFFTGSTDVGKKVMKAAAENLSSVTLELGGCNPVIIDESADLKDAAKKILFGKFVNAGQSCLSVNTVFIDHKVKERFEKILLEHFYKYYPDFKSGKMKDLASIINQKHVERVCKIIDTAIASGALNLLDKIAPNENFVPPAILTNVSLNATILKTEIFGPVLPIVEYRRVSEVINFIRANHKPLALYIFSKEQDSVDYITQSLSSGTVCVNDTTLHFIHPYLPFGGVNYSGIGKAHGYSGFKAFSNERSMLKQRVGFTAAKLIYPPYNKKVKFLIRFIMKFL